In Anaerolineales bacterium, a genomic segment contains:
- a CDS encoding TIR domain-containing protein, with the protein MTATYTSEESRAHTALIAPFFILPVDRPAFIRAALGYDHALLLGTDYSGDAQVCATNFLAALYARFPEQYEKVIAYAKQHLKPVDPIARVFLSYARKDDEAFVQKLYDDLTKRGISIWYDRLSMPSRGETFDHEIQRAIEGVDRVILVAGEHALTSDYVWMEWKYALSHCKAVIPLLRGITPERLPEPLRGLHAPEGGTQRPYEDTLAELLRLLGDHPLPLGALKGTIPPHLPSTYIERSMYLTPLIADVCGTNGGRQMTAITSKQIVGVTGLGGIGKTTLAHAVCHDCSIRRRFPDGIIWVEVGRTAQPTTIMAAVGRGLGDDPTQYTESTAQERLQAISSGKRALVVLDDVWDHTMVTPFAILGAANRVLLTTRQPGITTKIGAGVHALDKLSEAEGLALIDAHLNRSPDDTRPYTEAERAILQTLDYHTLAVQIAALRLKERGADFAPTLLERLKSPRLFKDLAIDETDKNLNVEMSLFESYDEMKADARRRFRAVSVFAAEGTFSAGALGAVWGDGDAADADDGIDALRRAGLLADAGEGRYSLHPLLRAYAQALAQKEGEWAALQGGHFAHYAALYGGKEAMALTAQLGTLDRDFPDLQAALLWGFQTIPVPAVDLLTALDNGYMQFRQLAVVRRGLLTAGYEGAEKGGYALGQANTLQALGDLERREDHYGEARARYEAALRLFEAIPDRLGQANTLKALGDLEVQGGSLRRGAGAVRGGAAAL; encoded by the coding sequence ATGACCGCCACCTACACCTCGGAGGAAAGCCGCGCCCACACAGCGCTGATCGCTCCTTTTTTTATCCTGCCCGTAGACCGCCCGGCGTTCATCCGCGCCGCGCTTGGCTATGATCACGCCCTCCTCTTGGGGACGGATTACAGCGGGGATGCTCAGGTGTGCGCCACAAACTTCCTCGCTGCGCTCTACGCCCGCTTTCCAGAGCAGTACGAGAAGGTGATCGCCTATGCCAAGCAGCACCTGAAGCCCGTTGATCCTATCGCCCGTGTGTTCCTCAGCTACGCCCGCAAGGACGACGAGGCGTTTGTCCAAAAGCTCTACGACGACCTGACAAAACGGGGTATTTCTATCTGGTATGATCGCCTCTCCATGCCCTCGCGGGGGGAAACCTTCGATCACGAGATTCAGCGGGCGATTGAGGGGGTTGATCGGGTGATCCTCGTCGCTGGCGAACACGCCCTCACTTCCGACTACGTGTGGATGGAGTGGAAGTACGCCCTCAGCCACTGCAAAGCGGTCATCCCCCTTCTGCGGGGAATCACCCCCGAACGGCTGCCCGAACCGCTGCGCGGGCTGCACGCCCCCGAAGGCGGGACACAGCGCCCCTATGAGGACACGCTGGCAGAACTGCTGCGCCTTCTGGGGGATCACCCCCTCCCCTTAGGGGCGTTGAAGGGGACGATCCCTCCCCACCTGCCGAGTACCTACATCGAACGTTCGATGTACCTCACCCCCCTCATTGCCGATGTCTGCGGGACGAACGGCGGGAGGCAGATGACGGCGATCACCTCGAAACAGATCGTCGGGGTGACGGGGTTGGGCGGCATTGGCAAAACGACGCTCGCCCACGCCGTCTGCCACGATTGCAGTATCCGCCGCCGCTTTCCCGATGGGATCATCTGGGTAGAGGTGGGGCGAACAGCGCAGCCAACGACAATCATGGCGGCGGTGGGCAGGGGCTTGGGCGACGATCCGACGCAGTACACCGAGAGTACTGCTCAAGAGCGTTTGCAGGCGATTAGCAGCGGGAAGCGGGCGCTCGTCGTCCTTGATGATGTCTGGGATCACACGATGGTGACGCCCTTCGCTATTTTGGGTGCCGCCAACCGCGTCTTGCTGACGACGCGCCAACCCGGAATCACGACGAAGATCGGGGCGGGCGTCCACGCCCTGGACAAGCTGAGCGAGGCGGAGGGACTCGCCCTGATCGATGCTCACCTAAACCGCTCCCCAGATGACACCCGCCCCTATACCGAAGCGGAACGGGCGATCCTCCAGACACTTGACTACCACACGCTCGCCGTGCAGATCGCCGCGCTGCGCCTGAAGGAACGCGGCGCGGACTTCGCCCCTACCCTGTTGGAGCGGCTGAAAAGTCCCCGCCTGTTCAAGGATTTGGCGATAGACGAGACGGACAAGAACCTGAATGTGGAAATGTCCCTTTTCGAAAGTTACGACGAGATGAAGGCGGACGCCAGACGACGCTTTCGGGCAGTGAGCGTCTTTGCCGCGGAGGGGACGTTCAGTGCGGGCGCGTTGGGCGCGGTGTGGGGAGATGGTGACGCAGCGGATGCCGATGATGGCATTGATGCCCTGCGGCGGGCGGGGCTGTTGGCGGACGCCGGAGAGGGGCGCTACAGCCTCCATCCCCTGCTGCGTGCCTATGCGCAAGCGCTGGCGCAAAAAGAGGGCGAATGGGCGGCGCTGCAAGGGGGACATTTTGCCCATTATGCCGCGCTTTATGGCGGGAAAGAGGCAATGGCACTCACCGCCCAACTGGGCACGCTAGATCGTGATTTTCCCGATCTTCAGGCGGCGCTGCTCTGGGGTTTCCAGACCATTCCCGTCCCTGCCGTTGATCTCCTGACGGCATTAGACAATGGCTATATGCAGTTTCGGCAGTTGGCTGTTGTGCGGCGCGGGTTGTTGACGGCTGGCTATGAGGGGGCGGAAAAGGGCGGGTACGCTCTCGGTCAGGCGAACACCCTTCAGGCGTTGGGCGATCTGGAACGGAGGGAGGATCACTACGGCGAGGCGCGGGCGCGGTACGAGGCGGCGCTGCGGCTCTTTGAAGCGATCCCGGATCGGCTCGGTCAGGCGAACACCCTTAAGGCGTTGGGCGATCTGGAAGTTCAGGGAGGATCACTACGGCGAGGCGCGGGCGCGGTACGAGGCGGCGCTGCGGCTCTTTGA
- a CDS encoding SH3 domain-containing protein, with amino-acid sequence MRMARVIVILGVLIVGVGMFIAPQAAGAERASTEIVRDAAQATATARFLFPPTNTPRPRGTPLSTPTGTPTFTFTPVAQAPSEPIPGALCFDCNRLRVRATPGTAGEILQIVNAEVVFTIIGRTADNVWVQITLTDGTTGWIAARFARNRDRTEIDPARLSALPIMGVAVEASPTPTSEFLASVPSWLTGISSNARQIYLRGQAMGNRRNAFSKVGDSITATANFLYPFGFGQYTLGNYGGYSGAISFFGDSFVRETRAAAPGWTAVQLLTPGSPCGAVTPLVCEYQQHKPAVALIMIGTNDSGSGSPGVFADQLRQIVQITIDMGIVPVLSTIPPKVMNAEQTQRAIDFNLVITQTARQFDIPLWDYHANMVGLPNQGMSGDGLHPSESPSGSGVLTGESLQFGFTVRNRDALIVLDSMIRYVLY; translated from the coding sequence ATGCGTATGGCGCGGGTGATCGTCATTTTGGGGGTTCTCATCGTAGGGGTAGGCATGTTCATTGCCCCACAAGCGGCGGGGGCGGAGCGTGCCTCCACAGAGATAGTGCGTGATGCCGCCCAAGCAACGGCGACAGCGCGTTTTCTTTTCCCACCAACGAATACCCCTCGTCCACGCGGCACACCCTTATCTACCCCCACCGGAACGCCTACGTTCACCTTCACGCCGGTTGCCCAAGCCCCTAGCGAGCCGATTCCCGGAGCGCTTTGCTTCGATTGCAACCGTCTGCGGGTGCGTGCCACACCCGGCACTGCCGGGGAGATTTTGCAGATCGTCAATGCGGAGGTGGTGTTCACCATCATCGGGCGGACGGCGGACAATGTGTGGGTGCAGATCACGCTCACCGATGGCACGACGGGTTGGATTGCCGCCCGCTTTGCCCGCAACCGTGACCGGACAGAGATCGATCCAGCCCGTCTTAGCGCCCTGCCCATCATGGGGGTGGCAGTAGAGGCAAGCCCCACACCAACCTCTGAATTTTTGGCAAGTGTCCCCTCGTGGCTGACGGGGATCAGCAGCAACGCCCGTCAAATTTACCTGCGCGGTCAGGCGATGGGCAACCGTCGCAACGCCTTCTCCAAAGTGGGGGATAGCATCACGGCAACGGCAAATTTTCTCTATCCCTTTGGCTTTGGGCAGTATACCCTCGGAAACTATGGCGGCTACAGCGGGGCAATTAGTTTCTTTGGCGATTCGTTCGTCCGCGAGACCCGCGCCGCCGCCCCGGGCTGGACGGCAGTTCAACTGCTTACTCCTGGATCACCGTGTGGGGCGGTGACGCCCCTCGTCTGCGAGTATCAGCAGCACAAGCCCGCCGTTGCTTTGATCATGATCGGGACGAACGATTCGGGCAGCGGTTCACCCGGTGTGTTTGCCGACCAACTGCGGCAGATCGTGCAGATCACGATTGATATGGGCATTGTCCCCGTCCTCAGCACCATCCCGCCGAAGGTGATGAACGCCGAACAGACCCAACGGGCGATTGACTTCAACCTTGTGATCACCCAGACCGCGCGGCAGTTCGATATTCCCTTATGGGATTACCATGCCAATATGGTGGGGTTGCCCAATCAGGGGATGAGCGGCGACGGACTGCACCCTTCGGAATCGCCATCGGGATCGGGCGTTCTGACGGGCGAGAGCTTGCAATTTGGGTTCACTGTGCGCAACCGCGATGCGCTCATTGTGCTGGATTCGATGATTCGCTATGTTTTGTATTGA